The following are encoded together in the Proteiniphilum saccharofermentans genome:
- a CDS encoding tRNA threonylcarbamoyladenosine dehydratase, producing MEYNELFARTELLIGREAMQSLATKKVILFGVGGVGSWCAEGLIRSGIMHLTIVDSDKVAVANSNRQLPATTQTIGQLKVEVLKKRLQEINPFATINAIPEIYSAGSSSSFQLEQYDYVIDAIDSLAHKTHLLTAASESGATVFSSMGAALKIDPQQIRVAEFWKVRGCKLASALRDRLRKGAKLQKPILCVYSEERLSNIGTEALPDADEKGSFRKAQTNGTMVQVTAVFGFTLSGLVIQDIMKNGNSGNQSPFL from the coding sequence ATGGAGTACAACGAACTATTTGCCCGTACAGAACTGCTGATCGGCAGGGAAGCAATGCAGTCGCTCGCCACAAAAAAAGTAATACTTTTCGGGGTGGGCGGTGTAGGCAGTTGGTGTGCCGAAGGATTGATCCGGAGCGGAATAATGCACCTTACTATTGTCGACTCAGATAAAGTGGCCGTTGCCAACAGCAATCGTCAACTACCTGCTACTACCCAAACAATTGGACAGTTGAAAGTGGAGGTACTTAAAAAGCGGCTACAGGAAATCAACCCCTTCGCCACTATCAATGCAATCCCGGAAATTTACAGTGCCGGCTCATCCTCTTCATTTCAATTGGAACAGTATGATTATGTGATCGACGCTATCGACTCACTCGCACACAAGACGCATCTGCTCACCGCAGCATCGGAAAGCGGAGCCACTGTCTTCTCCTCTATGGGTGCAGCACTCAAGATAGATCCGCAACAAATCAGGGTAGCGGAGTTCTGGAAAGTACGTGGATGCAAGCTGGCATCGGCATTACGTGACCGCCTGCGGAAAGGAGCAAAACTACAAAAACCGATCTTGTGTGTCTACAGCGAGGAACGACTCTCCAACATAGGCACAGAAGCCCTGCCCGATGCCGATGAGAAAGGCAGTTTCCGTAAAGCGCAGACCAACGGCACCATGGTGCAGGTGACCGCCGTCTTCGGCTTCACCCTCTCAGGCCTGGTAATTCAGGATATCATGAAGAACGGGAATTCCGGTAACCAATCACCATTCCTTTAA
- a CDS encoding P-II family nitrogen regulator translates to MKKIEAIIRKSKFDEVRAALHEADIDFLSWWGVKGQGTAKQGLIFRGIAYDVNAIERIYLSFVVREVNVQKSIDAILRSAYTGESGDGRIFVSTIEQSIRIRTGDRGDESLYDKEQKDA, encoded by the coding sequence ATGAAGAAAATTGAAGCAATTATCCGCAAGTCAAAGTTCGACGAGGTTCGGGCTGCCTTGCATGAGGCTGACATAGACTTCCTTTCATGGTGGGGAGTAAAAGGTCAGGGAACAGCAAAACAGGGTCTTATTTTCCGGGGGATCGCTTACGATGTCAATGCCATCGAGCGTATTTATCTCTCTTTCGTGGTCAGGGAAGTAAATGTGCAAAAATCGATCGACGCTATTTTACGATCCGCTTATACGGGTGAAAGTGGAGACGGCCGGATTTTCGTGTCAACCATTGAGCAATCCATCCGGATCCGTACAGGTGACCGTGGCGATGAGTCATTGTATGACAAAGAGCAAAAGGATGCTTAA
- a CDS encoding TorF family putative porin, producing MKKVKLFFVLIAVLGTANGVKGQEVAVSAGADIVSSYIWRGQYCGPAAVQPGISLSAGNFSIGAWGSTSFESSWREFDLYAGYSIGNFSVLVTDYFFPRNLPDGEGSGYFDYSEHVFEATLGYSFGESFPLSLAWNTNFAGDDDYSSYFEASYSLPVGSVNVDLILGATPWEGAYSDGFALINASIKASKEITITDSFSLPVFTQAILNPDTKDVFLVFGMSF from the coding sequence ATGAAAAAGGTAAAATTATTTTTTGTGCTGATTGCAGTCTTAGGAACTGCAAATGGGGTCAAAGGGCAGGAGGTGGCTGTCTCGGCAGGGGCCGATATTGTAAGTTCGTATATCTGGCGTGGCCAGTATTGTGGTCCGGCCGCGGTACAACCGGGTATTTCACTTTCGGCAGGCAATTTTTCAATTGGGGCATGGGGATCGACCAGTTTCGAAAGTAGCTGGAGGGAGTTTGACCTGTATGCCGGTTACTCCATTGGCAATTTTTCGGTATTGGTGACCGATTATTTCTTTCCCCGGAATCTTCCGGACGGTGAAGGCAGCGGTTATTTTGATTATTCGGAGCATGTTTTTGAAGCCACATTGGGTTACTCATTCGGAGAATCTTTTCCCCTTTCATTAGCATGGAATACCAATTTTGCGGGGGATGATGATTATTCCAGCTATTTCGAAGCATCCTACTCCCTTCCGGTCGGGAGTGTCAATGTGGATTTGATATTGGGTGCAACTCCCTGGGAAGGCGCTTATTCAGATGGGTTCGCATTGATCAATGCGTCGATAAAAGCAAGCAAAGAGATAACCATCACCGATTCATTTTCACTTCCGGTTTTTACCCAGGCAATTCTGAATCCTGATACGAAGGATGTCTTCCTGGTCTTCGGTATGAGTTTTTGA
- a CDS encoding MltF family protein, translating into MSKALLFLLFPVILCLSCGNWGRQERTYDFPQIVESDTLRILTLNTSTSYFIYRDQPMGYHYDMIRDFCKHHGLVPEIIVAGNTGAMVEMLQNKEADVIAYSIPVTNALKDSILYCGLRQISHQVLVQRAGQGDTLLTDVTGLIGKQVTVIDKSKYLDRINNLNDELGGGILIDRVDSDTIVVEDLIRMVSRGEIAYTVADDDLAMLNHTYFGNLNVDLPVSFDQRSSWVVRKDTPLLADSLDSWMKSRSSGTAFLRIIKRYFEETKGYSVFLRPSFREISGHGVISPFDSYFKRYGKESGIDWRLLASVSYQESRFETEGQSWAGATGLMGLMPATAASLGAEGEQLFDPEKNISAGTEYLKNLLHIFRFINNPDERIKMALAAYNGGLGHVFDALALTEKYGGDKEVWDSNVERYLQLKRLEQYYRDPVCKNGYFRADETIKYVRDVIDRWEIYKEKVKE; encoded by the coding sequence ATGAGCAAAGCTCTATTGTTTTTACTGTTTCCCGTTATCCTGTGCCTGTCATGCGGAAACTGGGGCAGACAGGAGAGGACGTACGATTTTCCTCAGATTGTAGAGTCGGATACATTACGCATACTGACTCTGAATACATCCACTTCCTATTTCATATACCGGGATCAACCCATGGGATACCATTACGATATGATTCGTGATTTCTGCAAGCATCATGGGTTAGTCCCGGAGATTATTGTGGCCGGGAATACAGGAGCTATGGTAGAGATGCTACAAAACAAGGAAGCTGATGTAATTGCTTACAGTATACCGGTCACCAATGCTTTGAAAGATTCAATACTATATTGCGGACTCCGGCAAATTTCACATCAGGTGTTGGTACAACGTGCGGGACAGGGCGATACTCTGTTGACGGATGTGACCGGTTTGATCGGTAAGCAGGTGACAGTGATCGATAAGTCGAAATACCTGGACAGGATAAATAACCTTAATGACGAACTGGGAGGAGGTATTCTGATCGATAGGGTAGACAGTGACACTATTGTTGTGGAAGATCTGATCCGGATGGTTTCGCGGGGAGAGATCGCCTATACAGTGGCTGACGATGACCTGGCTATGCTCAACCATACCTATTTCGGAAACCTGAATGTGGATCTTCCGGTCAGCTTCGACCAGCGCTCTTCGTGGGTGGTAAGAAAAGATACTCCTCTACTTGCTGATTCGCTGGACAGCTGGATGAAGAGCCGCTCTTCCGGGACTGCTTTTCTACGGATCATCAAACGCTATTTTGAAGAAACAAAAGGATATTCCGTCTTCTTAAGACCCTCTTTCCGGGAGATTTCCGGCCATGGGGTTATTTCCCCTTTTGATTCCTATTTCAAACGATATGGGAAAGAGTCGGGAATCGACTGGCGGCTGCTTGCTTCGGTTTCCTATCAGGAGTCCAGATTCGAGACGGAAGGACAATCATGGGCGGGTGCTACAGGGTTGATGGGATTAATGCCGGCTACTGCCGCTTCATTGGGTGCAGAAGGAGAGCAACTTTTTGATCCTGAGAAAAACATAAGTGCAGGTACGGAATACCTGAAAAATCTGCTTCACATTTTCCGTTTTATAAATAACCCTGATGAGAGAATAAAAATGGCTTTAGCTGCTTATAACGGAGGCCTCGGCCATGTATTCGATGCATTGGCACTGACAGAAAAATATGGTGGTGATAAAGAGGTATGGGACAGTAACGTGGAGAGATATTTGCAGTTGAAACGCCTGGAGCAGTACTACCGGGATCCGGTTTGTAAAAATGGGTATTTCAGGGCAGATGAAACAATCAAATATGTACGCGATGTGATAGACAGATGGGAGATATACAAGGAGAAGGTGAAAGAATGA
- a CDS encoding ammonium transporter, whose product MKHKIIKYIMMFCALFAIPAIAFAQDDAVPVLNSGDTAWIIVATILVMMMTIPGLALFYGGLVRRKNVLSVLMQCLILTAVIIIEWVAIGYSLAFTSLEGGLNAVVGGFDKIFLQGVGINDLLDGYAIPELLFVSFQGMFAVITPALIIGAFAERIKFSGFLLFSVLWALVVYNPLAHWVWGGGWIGEMGAIDFAGGTVVHINAGISALVMAVLLGKRKGWNVKGAAPITPHNVPFVVVGTALLWLGWLGFNGGSGLAADGLSASALLVTNIAAAAAALTWTALDWVINKKPTVVGFCTGVIAGLVAITPAAGSSGVLGAFVIGLVAGLVCFFMVAYVKPKLGYDDSLDAFGVHGVGGVVGSLLIGIFATQAITGEGGAQGALYGDWNQLWIQVVATVATIAFSAIMTWILFKIVDSIVGIRASAESESVGLDISEHGEIAYE is encoded by the coding sequence ATGAAGCATAAAATAATAAAATATATAATGATGTTTTGCGCATTATTTGCCATACCTGCTATTGCTTTTGCACAGGACGATGCGGTACCTGTCCTGAACAGCGGTGATACTGCCTGGATTATAGTAGCCACTATTCTTGTAATGATGATGACCATTCCCGGGCTGGCCCTGTTCTACGGAGGTCTGGTACGCCGGAAGAATGTATTGAGTGTATTGATGCAGTGTCTTATTCTGACCGCTGTAATCATTATAGAGTGGGTAGCGATTGGTTATAGCCTGGCCTTTACTTCGCTGGAGGGAGGTTTGAATGCTGTTGTGGGTGGTTTCGATAAAATATTCCTGCAAGGCGTAGGGATCAATGACCTGCTTGACGGTTATGCTATTCCTGAACTTTTGTTTGTGTCGTTTCAGGGAATGTTTGCCGTTATTACGCCTGCATTGATCATCGGTGCATTTGCCGAACGTATCAAATTCAGCGGCTTCCTGCTGTTCTCCGTGTTATGGGCGCTGGTGGTTTACAATCCGCTGGCCCACTGGGTCTGGGGCGGCGGCTGGATAGGTGAAATGGGTGCCATCGATTTTGCAGGAGGGACTGTGGTGCATATCAATGCAGGAATATCAGCATTGGTGATGGCTGTCCTGCTCGGTAAAAGGAAGGGATGGAATGTAAAAGGAGCCGCCCCCATCACTCCGCATAATGTGCCGTTCGTGGTGGTCGGTACGGCTTTGCTGTGGTTGGGATGGCTGGGATTTAACGGCGGAAGCGGCCTGGCAGCAGACGGCTTGTCTGCAAGTGCTTTACTGGTTACCAACATAGCCGCGGCAGCTGCGGCGCTGACTTGGACTGCGCTCGACTGGGTTATCAACAAAAAACCGACTGTGGTTGGTTTTTGTACGGGCGTTATTGCCGGTCTGGTTGCCATTACACCTGCTGCGGGCTCTTCCGGCGTATTGGGGGCTTTTGTTATCGGGTTGGTAGCCGGTTTGGTTTGCTTCTTTATGGTAGCGTATGTGAAGCCAAAATTGGGTTATGATGATTCATTGGACGCCTTCGGGGTGCATGGTGTCGGCGGTGTCGTCGGTTCACTTCTCATCGGGATTTTTGCCACACAGGCGATTACCGGCGAAGGAGGAGCGCAAGGAGCACTCTACGGCGATTGGAATCAGTTGTGGATACAGGTCGTGGCAACTGTTGCCACTATTGCATTCAGTGCGATTATGACATGGATATTATTCAAGATTGTGGATAGTATAGTGGGTATCAGGGCGAGTGCGGAAAGTGAATCTGTCGGACTCGATATCTCCGAACACGGTGAAATAGCGTATGAATAA
- a CDS encoding ABC-F family ATP-binding cassette domain-containing protein yields MPTPLLQIDRLTKSFGDLVLFNDISFGIAEGDKIGLIAPNGSGKTTLLNILAGKEPYDDGRVVFRNDIRLAYLEQSPAFDPEKTVLETCFSTDNETVKLIARYEEVISSGNQEGLDHLLAGMDLHNAWDYEQRIKQILTQLKITDFQQKIGELSGGQVKRVALANVLISEPELLIMDEPTNHLDLEMVEWLEEHLTRNNISLLMVTHDRYFLDRVCNQILEIDNKQVFSYKGNYSYYLEKRDERVMAQNAETEKARNLLRKELDWMRRQPQARGTKAKSRIDAFYSLEEKAQQKKDGQNIRLAAKGSYIGKKIFEAKEVSKRFGNVRITEKFNYIFTRYEKMGVVGNNGTGKSTFVKMLLGVEEPDSGGFDIGETVNFGYYSQDGLQFDEQTKVIDVVQAIAEVIDLGDGHRLTASQFLQHFLFPPEKQHNYVYKLSGGEKRRLYLCTVLIKNPNFLVLDEPTNDLDILTLNILEEYLAGFKGCLIVVSHDRYFMDKVVDHLLVFHGNAQIQDFPGNYTQYREWKVAEEKKTAKEEKTAGGGPKTSTSVPETPPHRKRPEEKKKLSFKEKQEFESLEQEIEQMEAEKERITNELSSGNLSTEKLMAKSNRLSELIDLIDEKTMRWLELSDRDQ; encoded by the coding sequence ATGCCCACACCCCTTCTTCAAATTGACCGGCTGACCAAAAGTTTCGGTGACTTAGTATTATTCAACGACATTTCTTTCGGCATTGCCGAAGGGGATAAGATTGGTTTGATCGCCCCCAACGGATCGGGTAAGACCACCCTGTTGAATATCCTTGCCGGAAAAGAACCGTACGACGATGGGAGGGTGGTATTCCGCAACGATATCCGGCTGGCCTACCTGGAACAGTCGCCGGCTTTCGATCCTGAAAAGACGGTATTAGAGACCTGCTTCAGCACCGACAATGAGACAGTGAAGCTGATCGCCCGCTATGAAGAGGTGATCTCCTCCGGAAACCAGGAGGGATTAGACCATTTGCTTGCCGGGATGGACCTGCATAACGCCTGGGATTACGAGCAGCGCATCAAACAGATACTGACGCAATTAAAGATTACCGATTTTCAACAGAAGATAGGGGAACTCTCGGGCGGACAAGTGAAACGGGTGGCGCTGGCCAATGTGCTGATCAGTGAACCGGAACTGCTGATCATGGATGAGCCGACCAACCACCTCGACCTTGAGATGGTGGAGTGGCTGGAAGAGCATCTCACGCGCAACAATATCAGCCTGCTGATGGTCACACACGACCGCTATTTCCTCGACCGGGTCTGCAACCAGATATTGGAGATTGATAACAAACAGGTTTTTTCTTATAAAGGTAACTATTCCTACTATTTAGAAAAACGGGATGAGCGGGTCATGGCACAAAATGCCGAAACCGAAAAGGCCAGGAATCTGCTGAGGAAAGAGTTGGACTGGATGCGGCGGCAACCACAGGCCAGGGGCACCAAAGCCAAATCGCGTATCGATGCATTTTATTCGCTCGAAGAGAAAGCCCAGCAGAAAAAGGATGGGCAAAATATCCGCCTGGCCGCAAAGGGCAGCTATATCGGGAAAAAGATCTTCGAGGCAAAAGAGGTCAGCAAGCGGTTCGGCAACGTCAGGATTACCGAAAAATTCAACTATATCTTCACCCGTTATGAAAAGATGGGTGTCGTGGGAAATAACGGTACAGGAAAATCCACATTTGTGAAGATGCTGCTGGGAGTGGAAGAACCCGACAGCGGCGGTTTTGATATCGGCGAAACGGTCAATTTCGGCTATTACAGCCAGGATGGATTGCAATTCGACGAACAGACAAAAGTGATCGATGTGGTACAGGCTATTGCCGAAGTGATCGACCTGGGTGACGGCCACCGCCTGACCGCCTCCCAATTCCTGCAACACTTCCTCTTCCCGCCCGAGAAACAACATAATTATGTATATAAACTCAGCGGGGGTGAAAAACGACGACTCTACCTCTGTACGGTACTGATCAAAAATCCCAATTTTTTAGTACTGGACGAGCCGACCAATGACCTTGACATTCTTACGCTGAATATATTAGAAGAGTATCTTGCAGGCTTCAAGGGATGCCTTATCGTAGTGTCGCATGACCGCTATTTTATGGATAAGGTGGTAGATCACCTGCTGGTATTCCATGGCAACGCACAGATTCAGGACTTTCCGGGGAACTATACGCAATACCGGGAATGGAAAGTGGCAGAAGAGAAAAAAACAGCAAAAGAGGAAAAAACGGCTGGCGGCGGCCCCAAAACCTCCACTTCAGTACCGGAAACGCCACCCCACCGGAAAAGGCCTGAAGAGAAGAAAAAACTTTCGTTTAAGGAAAAACAGGAGTTCGAATCACTCGAACAGGAGATAGAACAAATGGAAGCGGAAAAAGAACGTATCACCAACGAACTCTCCTCCGGAAACCTGTCCACAGAAAAACTGATGGCCAAATCGAACCGCCTGTCCGAACTGATCGATCTTATTGATGAGAAAACAATGCGCTGGCTCGAACTCAGCGATCGCGATCAATAA
- the argS gene encoding arginine--tRNA ligase encodes MHIENNLQDVIIRAIKELYHEDVETSQITLQKTKKEFKGHYTLVTFPLLKISRKKPEETAQEIGSWLTENADIVSGFNVIKGFLNLEITAEAWLRLLEQIDGEPDYGFTPVADDAPLYMIEYSSPNTNKPLHLGHVRNNLLGHSLCEVLAANGKRVVKTNIVNDRGIHICKSMLAWQKWGNGETPESSGKKGDHLIGDYYVLFDKKYKEELGSLQEKGMSKEDAEEQSQLMAEAREMLRKWEAGDEETVNLWKRMNEWVYAGFDETYHRMGVSFDKIYYESETYLAGKEEVLRGLNQGLFYRKEDGSVWADLTPYGLDHKLLLRADGTSVYMTQDIGTAKLRFDDYPIDTMIYVVGNEQNYHFQVLSILLDMLGFEFGKGLVHFSYGMVELPEGKMKSREGTVVDADDLMTEMVETARETSKELGKLDGISTEEADKIAEMVGMGALKYFILKVDPKKNMTFNPKESIDFNGNTGPFIQYTHARIQSVLRKASEQGITIPERLENTLTLSGKEEGLVQLLAEFDAVVKQAGTEYNVSLIGNYVYELAKEFNQFYHDFSILREENSSLRDFRLLLSKNIALTIKKGMKLFGIDVPERM; translated from the coding sequence ATGCATATCGAGAATAATCTTCAGGATGTCATTATCCGCGCAATAAAAGAACTTTATCACGAAGACGTGGAAACGTCGCAAATCACGCTTCAAAAAACAAAGAAAGAGTTTAAAGGGCACTACACGCTCGTCACCTTCCCTTTGCTAAAAATCTCCCGGAAGAAACCGGAAGAGACGGCACAGGAAATAGGTTCCTGGTTAACGGAAAACGCAGATATCGTCTCCGGATTCAATGTAATCAAAGGATTTCTGAATCTGGAAATTACGGCAGAAGCCTGGCTCCGGTTATTGGAACAGATCGACGGAGAACCTGATTACGGTTTCACACCTGTAGCGGATGATGCACCACTCTATATGATAGAGTACTCTTCCCCCAACACCAATAAACCATTGCACCTGGGGCATGTGCGAAACAACCTCCTGGGACATTCGTTGTGCGAAGTATTGGCAGCTAACGGAAAACGGGTGGTAAAAACCAATATCGTGAACGACCGGGGTATCCATATCTGCAAATCGATGCTGGCCTGGCAGAAGTGGGGCAACGGCGAAACGCCCGAATCTTCCGGTAAAAAGGGGGATCACCTGATCGGCGACTATTATGTGTTGTTCGATAAAAAATATAAAGAGGAATTGGGTTCATTACAGGAAAAAGGCATGTCGAAAGAGGATGCCGAGGAACAGTCGCAACTGATGGCGGAAGCCCGCGAAATGTTACGCAAATGGGAAGCCGGGGACGAAGAGACCGTCAACCTGTGGAAGCGGATGAACGAGTGGGTATATGCAGGATTTGACGAGACCTACCACCGAATGGGAGTATCATTCGATAAAATCTATTATGAATCGGAGACCTATCTTGCCGGAAAAGAAGAGGTACTGCGAGGTCTGAATCAAGGACTTTTCTACCGGAAAGAAGATGGATCGGTATGGGCCGACCTAACTCCCTACGGGCTGGATCACAAGCTGCTACTACGTGCCGACGGGACATCGGTCTATATGACGCAGGATATCGGTACAGCCAAATTACGGTTTGACGACTATCCCATCGACACCATGATCTATGTGGTGGGGAATGAACAGAACTATCATTTCCAGGTACTTTCCATTCTTCTCGACATGCTTGGATTTGAGTTTGGCAAAGGACTCGTACACTTCTCTTACGGCATGGTGGAACTACCCGAAGGAAAAATGAAATCGCGTGAAGGGACAGTGGTCGATGCCGACGACCTGATGACCGAAATGGTGGAAACTGCCCGTGAGACATCGAAAGAATTGGGTAAACTGGATGGTATATCTACCGAAGAAGCGGATAAAATCGCAGAGATGGTAGGTATGGGCGCCCTCAAATACTTTATACTGAAAGTAGACCCGAAGAAAAACATGACCTTTAATCCGAAAGAATCGATCGATTTTAACGGGAACACAGGGCCATTCATTCAATACACGCACGCACGTATACAATCCGTCCTGCGCAAAGCCAGTGAACAGGGCATCACTATTCCTGAAAGACTGGAGAACACCCTCACCCTTTCCGGGAAAGAAGAAGGGCTGGTACAGTTACTCGCGGAATTCGATGCGGTGGTGAAACAGGCAGGCACCGAATACAATGTCTCTCTCATCGGGAACTATGTGTACGAACTGGCAAAAGAGTTCAACCAGTTCTACCACGATTTCTCCATCCTTCGTGAAGAGAACAGCTCATTACGTGATTTCCGGTTGTTATTGTCAAAAAATATAGCCCTGACCATCAAAAAAGGAATGAAATTATTTGGCATAGATGTACCCGAACGGATGTAA
- a CDS encoding ComEA family DNA-binding protein, whose translation MKPCLLTLLLTLALVSTGITQAQQPGDWRKLVEQLAEEEMNEAAIENMYEELLQLENNPINLNTATREQLENFPLLSMEDADAIFRFLEKNRPIYTLFELRNVPLLDIKTVEMILPFFYVGETEDKAARPQVSDILKNGRHELQSRFDKTLTQRAGYGEFPDSILERYPNRKYRGEDFYASLRYSFRYRNKVQMGITAEKDAGEPFFKPDYPKGYDHYGFHLIINDIGWLKTVVLGDYRLSFGQGLVLNNDFMISKSWSTGNIARRTLQPKRHFSTAEDGFFRGTAAVAEFRNFAITGFYSNKKIDANLSDDGHITSFKVDGLHRTPLEIGKKRNTREQVAGGNINFRKDRLQIGISGIYYQYNRMYNPTLRDYNFYSLRDFSNFNASIDYSYQLPGLIFAGETSFARNGAVATLNTLQYRFSGNLSFSLLHRHYPISYNAFYAQAFSEGSDVQNERGLYIGTEFRPFPKFSVTAYADFVRFPWLKYNIDTPSNAVDLYLLGTYTFSRQSFLEGRYKYKQKEKNTAWPDEKSRSVLPYATHKFRLRYSRDLRSGWNFRTTADMAHYKEKHFPAENGFMLSQNIGYRGKGSLTGDAYLAWFNADTYEARLYSHERNLLNSFYMPSFYGKGCRLAFSAKYAITDNLSFSVKFGHTRYFNRDTIGSGTELIDGKRRSDLFSYLRWVF comes from the coding sequence ATGAAACCCTGCCTCTTGACCCTTCTCTTAACCTTGGCTCTCGTTTCCACAGGCATAACACAGGCACAGCAGCCCGGGGATTGGCGTAAACTCGTGGAACAACTGGCCGAGGAGGAAATGAATGAAGCTGCCATTGAAAACATGTATGAAGAATTGTTGCAACTGGAAAACAATCCCATAAACCTGAACACGGCCACCCGTGAGCAATTGGAAAATTTCCCATTGCTTTCCATGGAAGATGCCGACGCCATCTTCCGTTTTTTAGAAAAAAACCGTCCCATATATACCTTGTTCGAATTGAGGAACGTACCACTTCTTGATATCAAGACCGTAGAGATGATCCTACCCTTTTTTTATGTAGGTGAAACGGAAGATAAAGCAGCCCGCCCACAGGTGTCCGATATCCTGAAAAACGGCCGTCACGAACTCCAGTCCCGTTTTGACAAAACGCTGACACAGCGAGCCGGCTACGGTGAGTTTCCGGACAGCATCCTTGAACGGTATCCCAACCGTAAATACCGCGGGGAAGATTTTTACGCCTCCCTCCGTTATTCTTTCCGTTACCGGAACAAGGTGCAGATGGGGATTACAGCCGAAAAAGACGCGGGAGAGCCTTTTTTCAAACCGGACTATCCGAAAGGATATGACCATTACGGCTTTCACCTGATTATAAACGATATAGGTTGGTTGAAAACGGTCGTGTTAGGGGATTACCGGCTCTCTTTCGGCCAAGGGCTGGTGCTGAACAACGATTTCATGATCAGCAAGTCATGGAGCACCGGCAATATTGCCCGGCGGACCTTACAACCCAAACGCCACTTTTCCACCGCCGAAGACGGTTTTTTTAGGGGAACTGCCGCGGTGGCGGAATTCAGGAATTTCGCCATCACCGGCTTTTATTCCAATAAAAAGATCGACGCCAACCTGTCGGACGACGGCCATATCACCTCGTTCAAGGTAGACGGCCTGCATCGCACCCCGCTTGAAATCGGGAAGAAGAGGAATACGCGGGAGCAGGTGGCGGGAGGCAACATCAACTTCCGAAAAGACCGCTTGCAGATAGGTATCAGCGGTATATATTACCAATATAACAGGATGTACAATCCCACACTCCGGGATTACAACTTTTACTCTCTGAGAGATTTTTCCAACTTCAACGCGAGCATCGATTACTCCTATCAACTCCCCGGCTTGATATTCGCGGGTGAGACATCCTTTGCCAGGAATGGAGCGGTCGCTACATTGAATACCCTGCAATACCGCTTCTCCGGCAACCTGTCGTTTTCACTGTTACACAGGCACTATCCTATTTCTTACAATGCCTTTTATGCACAGGCATTCTCGGAAGGGAGCGACGTGCAAAACGAGCGAGGATTGTATATCGGCACTGAATTCCGTCCTTTCCCCAAATTCTCGGTAACCGCCTATGCCGATTTTGTCCGCTTCCCATGGCTGAAATATAATATAGATACGCCATCGAATGCAGTCGATCTTTACCTTCTGGGAACCTACACTTTCTCGCGTCAGTCGTTTCTGGAAGGGCGATACAAGTACAAACAAAAGGAGAAGAATACCGCCTGGCCGGATGAGAAAAGCCGGTCGGTTCTCCCCTACGCCACCCATAAATTCCGTCTCAGGTACTCCCGCGATCTGCGGAGCGGGTGGAATTTCCGCACTACCGCTGACATGGCGCATTACAAGGAGAAGCATTTCCCGGCCGAAAACGGATTTATGCTCTCGCAAAATATCGGTTACCGGGGAAAAGGCTCGCTAACCGGAGATGCCTACCTGGCATGGTTCAACGCCGACACCTATGAGGCACGGCTCTATTCCCACGAACGGAACCTGCTGAACAGCTTTTATATGCCCTCGTTTTACGGGAAGGGTTGCCGACTGGCATTCTCCGCAAAATACGCGATCACGGATAACCTCTCTTTCTCCGTGAAATTCGGACATACCCGTTACTTCAACCGCGACACCATTGGCAGCGGCACCGAACTGATCGACGGAAAACGCCGTTCCGATCTTTTTAGTTATTTAAGATGGGTGTTTTAG